Proteins from a genomic interval of Nematostella vectensis chromosome 5, jaNemVect1.1, whole genome shotgun sequence:
- the LOC116601854 gene encoding uncharacterized protein LOC116601854 — protein sequence MGQQMDKQSMCSLLSKPFGHFFARCLAFVAFVLVGIEFIDFATSFGRYARKIQNLDLSIVDTCSEEFRDLRELSSRIVGVQDFLREPNSIIRRDAVLVIGAPGMLSESVGRLLGQGSEALYLPDILRPMSYYMKYVPTVGYPLLDVLLDNLFRCRFKESELLLSNVTNESIRRHKSASFASCFLNATHRDKKPSDWLTCSCRHSNLVVAQSVFVNSLSDLTSISQNSVKPYRLKLVHVVRDPREVINSLLTSYSTLETSNHSRHFDVKTTAYRLCMRMLLNMNSELPPDRYKLVSVERLLSDTSYLRELFQFAGVRVKETMFLPHHKANTLANVGLTSNTLHHWRREMKLEHAQIVEKECGRVMKLQGL from the coding sequence ATGGGTCAGCAGATGGACAAACAGAGCATGTGCAGCTTGTTATCGAAGCCATTTGGGCATTTTTTCGCACGTTGCCTAGCCTTTGTCGCCTTTGTTTTGGTAGGAATTGAATTCATCGACTTTGCAACTTCCTTCGGAAGATATGCCCGCAAAATTCAAAATTTGGACTTGTCTATTGTCGATACTTGCTCGGAAGAATTCCGGGATTTACGCGAGCTGAGTTCAAGGATAGTAGGCGTGCAGGATTTCTTGCGAGAACCTAACTCCATCATTCGTCGGGATGCGGTTCTGGTAATCGGAGCTCCCGGAATGTTATCGGAGAGCGTCGGCAGACTTCTCGGGCAAGGTTCGGAAGCGCTATACTTGCCGGATATTCTCCGCCCAATGTCGTATTACATGAAGTACGTGCCTACGGTTGGCTACCCTCTTCTGGATGTTCTATTGGATAATTTATTCAGATGCCGTTTCAAAGAAAGTGAACTTCTACTTTCAAACGTTACAAATGAAAGTATTCGAAGGCACAAATCCGCGAGTTTTGCATCGTGTTTTCTGAATGCAACCCACCGAGATAAAAAgccttctgattggctcacaTGTTCATGTCGCCATAGTAACCTCGTTGTGGCGCAGTCTGTCTTCGTGAATTCCTTGTCCGATCTTACGTCAATATCTCAGAACAGCGTCAAACCATACCGCTTGAAACTTGTCCACGTAGTACGGGATCCCCGGGAAGTTATAAACTCGCTGCTAACGAGTTATAGCACGCTTGAAACGAGTAATCACTCGCGCCATTTCGATGTCAAAACGACTGCGTATCGATTGTGCATGCGTATGCTATTGAATATGAATAGCGAGCTTCCTCCTGATCGATACAAACTCGTGTCTGTCGAACGACTGTTATCGGACACCTCTTACCTTCGGGAATTGTTTCAGTTCGCAGGAGTTCGGGTGAAAGAGACTATGTTTCTGCCACATCATAAGGCAAACACGCTCGCCAATGTTGGGCTGACCAGCAACACGTTACATCATTGGAGGAGAGAGATGAAGCTTGAGCATGCGCAGATAGTTGAGAAGGAGTGTGGCCGTGTTATGAAGTTGCAGGGACTTTAA